A region from the Phycodurus eques isolate BA_2022a chromosome 12, UOR_Pequ_1.1, whole genome shotgun sequence genome encodes:
- the LOC133410742 gene encoding trace amine-associated receptor 4-like yields the protein MMEVAEEASLCFPLLVNTSCRKPHRPPSAAALTYMLLSAISLITFTLNLLVIISISHFKQLHTPTNLLLLSLATSDFLVSFLMLFQIFLLDGCWLFGDLMCAVYYVLVYVITSVSIGSMVLISIDRYVAICDSLHYHIKVSQIRVKICVYLCWLISLLFHCVCFIDILKQPGRYNSCVGECVIVVTYAVGMTDLVFSFIGSLTVIVVLYMRVFLVAVSQVRAMRSRLRNVILRGTTVKSSELKAARTLGVVVVVFIACIMPYFCIAISGQDVLLNASSAAFIMCLFYFNSCLNPLIYAIFYPWFRRSIKLIVTLQILKPDSSQAKIM from the exons ATGATGGAGGTGGCAGAAGAAGCCTCGTTGTGCTTCCCGCTGCTTGTAAACACTTCCTGCAGGAAGCCGCACCGTCCTCCCTCGGCAGCCGCTCTCACCTACATGCTGCTTTCCGCTATCTCGCTGATCACCTTCACTCTGAACCTGCTGGTCATCATCTCCATCTCTCATTTCAA GCAACTGCACACTCCCACCAACCTGCTGCTACTTTCGCTGGCCACCTCTGATTTCTTGGTGAGCTTCCTCATGTTGTTTCAGATTTTCCTCCTTGACGGTTGTTGGCTTTTCGGTGACTTGATGTGCGCTGTTTATTATGTTCTGGTTTACGTGATAACGTCTGTCTCAATAGGAAGTATGGTGCTCATATCAATCGACCGCTATGTGGCTATCTGTGACTCTCTGCATTACCACATCAAAGTCTCCCAAATAAGAGTTAAAATCTGTGTTTATCTCTGTTGGTTAATTTCATTACTtttccactgtgtgtgtttCATTGACATTCTGAAGCAACCAGGCAGGTACAACAGCTGTGTAGGTGAATGTGTGATTGTGGTTACGTACGCTGTTGGAATGACAGACCTTGTTTTCTCCTTCATTGGCTCCCTCACTGTCATTGTGGTTCTGTATATGAGAGTGTTTTTGGTGGCTGTGTCTCAGGTGCGCGCCATGCGCTCCCGCTTGAGAAATGTCATATTGCGCGGCACAACAGTCAAGAGTTCTGAGCTGAAGGCAGCCAGGACCCtcggggtggtggtggtggtgtttatCGCGTGCATCATGCCATATTTCTGCATCGCCATCTCGGGCCAGGATGTTCTGCTCAATGCGTCGTCTGCAGCCTTTATCATGTGCTTGTTCTACTTCAACTCCTGTCTGAATCCGCTGATCTATGCTATTTTCTATCCCTGGTTCAGAAGGTCCATTAAACTCATTGTGACGCTGCAGATTCTGAAGCCTGACTCCAGCCAAgccaaaataatgtaa